Proteins encoded within one genomic window of Paludisphaera rhizosphaerae:
- a CDS encoding cobalamin-binding protein — translation MRIVSLLPALTELVCALGRREDLVGVTHECDFPRNVAELARLTRSRLPDDATSAQIDALVAEQANGLFDLDEARLGELAPDLILTQEQCDVCAVNEATVRRVAAKLAGKPHVESVDPRTLDEIFAMFRRVGDLLERPLEAEHHVAGFHRTIRWIREFIAPTRPKPRVLLLEWLDPPYSCGHWNPEIVELAGGREMIGRPGERSRRVTWEEIVETSPEVLILALCGLPLDRAEREAAAIVDRPEWRELPAVRDGRVALVDGSSFFTRPGPRLEVSLRIAAAAITPHMFAASDTRRGQAWKFLEPPN, via the coding sequence ATGAGGATCGTCAGCCTGCTCCCGGCGCTCACGGAACTGGTTTGCGCCCTCGGTCGAAGGGAGGACCTCGTCGGCGTCACCCACGAGTGCGACTTCCCGCGCAACGTCGCCGAACTCGCCCGCCTGACCCGGAGCCGCCTCCCAGACGACGCCACAAGCGCCCAGATCGACGCCCTCGTCGCCGAGCAGGCGAACGGCCTGTTCGATCTCGACGAGGCGAGGTTGGGCGAACTCGCCCCCGACCTGATTCTCACCCAGGAGCAGTGCGACGTTTGCGCGGTGAACGAAGCGACCGTCCGTCGCGTCGCGGCGAAACTCGCTGGAAAGCCGCACGTCGAGAGCGTCGATCCCCGAACGCTCGACGAGATCTTCGCCATGTTCCGACGTGTAGGGGACCTGCTGGAACGCCCCCTCGAGGCCGAGCATCATGTGGCCGGCTTCCACCGGACGATCCGCTGGATTCGGGAATTCATCGCGCCCACTCGTCCCAAGCCCCGCGTCTTGCTCCTGGAGTGGCTCGACCCTCCTTACAGTTGCGGGCACTGGAATCCCGAGATCGTCGAACTGGCCGGGGGCCGCGAGATGATCGGGCGACCGGGAGAACGTTCAAGACGTGTTACCTGGGAGGAAATCGTCGAGACTAGCCCCGAGGTCCTCATCCTCGCTCTCTGCGGGCTCCCTCTCGATCGCGCCGAACGCGAAGCCGCGGCGATCGTCGACCGCCCCGAATGGCGAGAGCTTCCGGCGGTGCGTGACGGCCGCGTCGCGTTGGTGGACGGATCGTCCTTCTTCACCCGACCTGGGCCGCGTCTGGAGGTAAGCCTCCGAATCGCCGCCGCCGCGATCACCCCCCACATGTTCGCCGCGAGCGACACACGCCGAGGACAGGCGTGGAAGTTTCTTGAGCCCCCAAACTGA
- a CDS encoding peroxiredoxin: MLTVGDKFPEFTAKASLGSGPEALLTISSEQFAGKWVVYFFYPKDFTFVCPTELVAFSERLEDFKDRDCEVVGGSTDNEFSHLAWCKDHDDLHDLGYPLVAAQKLAPALGICDPVEGYANRATFLVDPNGVIQWAAVYNGNVGRSVDEVVRVLDAVQSDELCPCNWKKGEATIAV, from the coding sequence ATGTTGACCGTCGGCGACAAGTTCCCTGAGTTCACGGCGAAGGCGAGTCTTGGCAGCGGCCCCGAGGCGTTGCTCACGATCAGCAGCGAGCAGTTCGCGGGCAAGTGGGTTGTCTACTTCTTCTATCCCAAGGACTTCACGTTCGTCTGCCCGACCGAGCTGGTGGCCTTCAGCGAGCGTCTGGAAGACTTCAAGGACCGCGACTGCGAGGTCGTGGGCGGAAGCACCGACAACGAGTTCTCGCACCTCGCCTGGTGCAAGGACCACGACGACCTCCACGACCTCGGCTATCCGCTGGTCGCTGCTCAGAAGCTGGCCCCGGCGCTGGGGATCTGCGACCCCGTCGAAGGCTACGCCAATCGCGCCACGTTCCTCGTCGATCCCAACGGCGTGATCCAGTGGGCGGCTGTTTACAACGGCAACGTCGGCCGGAGCGTCGACGAGGTCGTTCGCGTTCTGGACGCCGTCCAGTCCGATGAACTCTGCCCCTGCAACTGGAAGAAGGGCGAAGCGACCATCGCGGTCTGA
- a CDS encoding NAD(P)-dependent alcohol dehydrogenase: MSTKAYAARAADSPLSPFSLSRRDPLPNDVLIDILYCGVCHSDLHQVRNEWHNTVYPCVPGHEILGRVSKVGKDVKKFKEGDLAAVGCMVDSCRTCPSCKAGLEQFCETGGTVFTYNGPDKHLGGVTFGGYSENVVVDEAFALKVSDKVKDLAAAAPLLCAGITTYSPLKHWKVGPGQTVGIVGLGGLGHMGVKFAHAFGAHVVLFTTSPGKAEDAKRLGADEVVVSKDPDAMAARARSFDFILDCVSAQHDVNAYLNLLKLDGTLTLVGAPENPLPVAAFNLILPRRNFAGSAIGGIPETQEMLDFCAERGIGCDVELINIQDVETAYDRLLKSDVRYRFVIDMASLKN, translated from the coding sequence ATGAGCACCAAGGCCTACGCCGCTCGCGCGGCTGATTCCCCGCTTTCGCCGTTCTCACTGAGTCGCCGCGATCCTCTCCCGAACGACGTTCTCATCGACATCCTCTACTGCGGCGTTTGCCACTCCGACCTCCACCAGGTCCGCAACGAGTGGCACAACACGGTCTATCCCTGCGTCCCCGGCCATGAAATCCTCGGCCGGGTCTCAAAGGTCGGGAAGGACGTTAAGAAGTTCAAGGAAGGCGACCTGGCGGCCGTCGGCTGCATGGTCGACTCCTGCCGCACTTGCCCTTCCTGCAAAGCCGGCCTGGAGCAGTTCTGCGAGACCGGCGGCACGGTCTTCACGTATAACGGCCCCGACAAGCACCTCGGCGGCGTCACCTTCGGCGGATACTCGGAGAACGTCGTCGTCGACGAGGCGTTCGCGCTCAAGGTGTCGGACAAGGTCAAGGATCTCGCCGCCGCGGCTCCCCTGCTCTGCGCCGGGATTACGACGTATTCGCCCCTGAAGCACTGGAAGGTGGGGCCCGGACAGACGGTGGGGATCGTCGGCCTCGGCGGGTTGGGGCACATGGGGGTGAAGTTCGCGCACGCCTTCGGCGCGCACGTCGTCCTGTTTACGACATCCCCCGGCAAGGCCGAGGACGCCAAGCGGCTCGGCGCTGACGAGGTCGTCGTATCCAAGGATCCCGACGCGATGGCCGCCCGGGCTCGCAGCTTCGACTTCATCCTCGACTGCGTCTCCGCCCAGCATGACGTCAACGCCTACCTGAACCTTCTGAAGCTCGACGGCACTCTGACCCTCGTCGGCGCTCCGGAAAATCCCCTCCCCGTCGCTGCCTTCAACCTGATTCTCCCTCGACGCAACTTCGCCGGTTCGGCCATCGGCGGCATCCCCGAAACCCAGGAGATGCTCGACTTCTGCGCCGAGCGCGGAATCGGCTGCGACGTCGAGTTGATCAACATTCAGGACGTCGAGACCGCCTACGATCGACTCCTCAAGAGCGACGTTCGGTACCGATTCGTCATCGACATGGCCTCGCTGAAGAACTGA
- a CDS encoding M16 family metallopeptidase, translating to MPAPSATIQQHEYPNGLVLVAEAMPGVQSASFTLLIPAGAAYEAAEGLNAGGGAAAMTCEWLMRGAGDRDSRALLNALDNLGVSHSESAQTVHTSFAAATLGVNLIPALEIFADVVLRPRLDDQEVEPIRALCLQNLRSLEDDPGSKVIYELRRRHFPEPWGRPSPGSAEDVARITPAALRTFHRTMFRPGGAILGVAGAIDWPRLRDAVDRLFGGWKSSPEPVLVEKPAGPSIDHITRETQQIQIAMAAPAATVAGPDYYRARAAVAILGGYSSARLFTEVREKRGLCYSVYASYEGQRNRGAMLSYAGTSTDRAQETLDVMLAEFRRLAEGGVEMEELETMRAGLKSSLIMAQESSMSRSNALASDWYFLGRVRSLDEIAAELDALTPTSVSDYARTLLNLRDLTVLTLGPTPLNVDIPA from the coding sequence GTGCCGGCGCCATCCGCGACGATCCAGCAGCACGAGTACCCCAACGGCCTGGTGCTCGTCGCCGAGGCGATGCCCGGGGTCCAGTCGGCCTCGTTCACGCTCTTGATTCCGGCCGGGGCCGCCTACGAAGCCGCCGAGGGGCTCAACGCCGGCGGCGGGGCCGCCGCCATGACCTGCGAGTGGCTGATGCGGGGCGCCGGCGACCGCGACAGCCGCGCCCTCCTCAACGCCCTCGACAACCTGGGCGTGAGTCACTCCGAGAGCGCCCAGACGGTCCACACGAGCTTCGCCGCGGCCACGCTGGGCGTCAACCTGATCCCCGCGCTGGAGATCTTCGCCGACGTCGTCCTGCGGCCTCGTCTGGACGATCAGGAGGTTGAGCCGATTCGCGCGCTCTGCCTCCAGAACCTTCGGAGCCTGGAGGACGACCCTGGGTCCAAGGTCATCTATGAGCTGCGGCGTCGACACTTCCCGGAGCCCTGGGGCAGACCCTCCCCCGGATCGGCCGAAGACGTCGCGCGGATCACGCCGGCGGCCCTGCGGACCTTCCACCGAACGATGTTCCGCCCCGGCGGCGCGATCCTGGGCGTTGCCGGAGCGATCGATTGGCCTCGGCTTCGCGACGCCGTCGACCGCCTCTTCGGAGGATGGAAGTCCTCTCCCGAGCCCGTCCTGGTGGAAAAGCCGGCAGGCCCCAGCATCGACCACATCACTCGCGAGACCCAGCAGATCCAGATCGCCATGGCGGCCCCCGCGGCGACCGTGGCCGGCCCCGACTATTATCGAGCCCGAGCGGCCGTCGCCATCCTCGGCGGCTATTCCTCCGCCAGGCTGTTCACCGAGGTCCGTGAGAAGCGCGGGCTGTGCTATTCGGTCTACGCCAGTTACGAGGGCCAGCGTAACCGGGGAGCCATGCTCAGCTACGCCGGCACCTCCACCGACCGCGCCCAGGAAACTCTGGACGTCATGCTGGCCGAGTTCCGACGCCTGGCCGAAGGGGGCGTCGAAATGGAAGAACTGGAGACCATGCGGGCCGGCCTGAAGAGTTCGCTGATCATGGCGCAGGAGTCGAGCATGAGCCGCTCCAATGCGCTGGCCTCGGACTGGTACTTCCTCGGCCGCGTCCGATCGCTCGACGAGATCGCCGCCGAACTCGACGCGCTGACTCCCACGTCGGTCTCGGACTACGCCAGGACGCTCCTGAACCTTCGCGACCTGACCGTTCTGACGCTCGGCCCCACCCCCCTGAACGTCGACATTCCGGCCTGA
- a CDS encoding GNAT family N-acetyltransferase codes for MAITYYKRLRMELDLDGSNLSPPLPGQFFWAPWDETLLIQHAEVKYQSFRDAIDSAVFPCLGDRQGCQRLMREIRRKPGFLPAATWLIACPDGYVGTIQGVVDYGPIGAIQNVGVLPAYRGLGLGRALVNRALWGFHQAGLRRAYLEVTAENRSAVMLYKTLGFRKAKTLYKAVDG; via the coding sequence ATGGCGATAACGTACTACAAACGCCTGCGCATGGAGTTGGACCTCGACGGGTCGAACCTGTCGCCGCCTCTTCCCGGCCAGTTCTTCTGGGCCCCCTGGGACGAGACGCTGCTGATCCAGCATGCCGAGGTCAAATACCAGAGCTTCCGCGACGCGATCGATTCGGCCGTCTTCCCCTGTCTGGGAGACCGCCAAGGTTGTCAACGCCTGATGCGGGAGATCCGCCGCAAGCCCGGCTTTCTGCCCGCGGCGACCTGGCTGATCGCCTGTCCCGACGGCTACGTGGGGACGATCCAGGGAGTCGTCGACTACGGCCCGATCGGCGCAATCCAGAACGTGGGCGTGCTGCCGGCGTATCGTGGATTGGGTCTCGGCCGAGCCCTCGTCAATCGTGCGCTTTGGGGCTTCCATCAGGCGGGCCTTCGCCGCGCGTATCTGGAGGTGACGGCCGAGAATCGGTCGGCCGTCATGCTCTACAAGACGCTCGGTTTCCGAAAGGCAAAAACGCTTTATAAAGCTGTTGACGGCTGA
- a CDS encoding M16 family metallopeptidase translates to MRFHHTTLDNGLEVIAELNDDAHSIAAGFFVKAGSRDESPELAGVSHFLEHMTFKGTARRDALTVNKDFDRVGAKHNAQTSEEDTFYHFTALPEYLPKAFDVLADILRPTLREDDFETEKKVIIEEIRMYMDNPMSVAYEAAKAAHFGAHPLGNSILGTVDSITAMKAEDMRTYFASRYSPANIVLGFAGKGDWDSLVDLAKKHCQSWTGEHPVRDARPAHGRLAFEAILREEDQQQTVVGVSDGPPLESDDRYAAHLLATIIGDHTSSQLYWALIDPGYADGAEMSYQDYNQAGGFYSFLSCEPQDVQANLARMAKVYRGVMERGVTVEELSQAKNKVQARTVLRSERPMGRLASLGFHWVYRRAYLPVEQELDAFSRVTVDQIRRLVREYPLWPMTIVSVGPTTKVKPPK, encoded by the coding sequence ATGCGTTTCCATCACACGACGCTCGATAACGGCCTGGAAGTGATCGCCGAGCTGAACGACGACGCGCACTCGATCGCCGCCGGCTTCTTCGTCAAGGCCGGCAGTCGCGACGAGTCGCCGGAGTTGGCCGGCGTCTCCCATTTCCTTGAGCACATGACGTTCAAGGGGACCGCCCGCCGAGACGCGCTGACCGTCAACAAGGACTTCGACCGGGTCGGCGCCAAACACAACGCGCAGACGTCCGAGGAAGACACCTTCTACCACTTCACCGCTCTGCCTGAGTATCTCCCCAAGGCGTTCGACGTTCTGGCCGACATCCTCCGTCCCACGCTCCGCGAGGACGACTTCGAGACCGAGAAGAAGGTCATCATCGAAGAAATCCGGATGTACATGGACAACCCCATGTCGGTCGCCTACGAGGCCGCCAAGGCCGCCCACTTCGGCGCGCATCCGCTGGGCAACAGCATCCTCGGCACGGTCGACTCGATCACGGCGATGAAAGCTGAGGACATGCGGACGTATTTCGCCAGCCGGTACAGCCCGGCCAACATCGTCCTCGGGTTCGCCGGCAAGGGCGACTGGGACAGCCTGGTCGATCTGGCGAAGAAGCACTGCCAGTCCTGGACCGGCGAACATCCTGTCCGCGACGCCCGTCCCGCCCACGGCCGACTCGCCTTCGAAGCCATTCTGCGCGAGGAAGACCAGCAGCAGACCGTCGTCGGCGTCAGCGACGGGCCGCCGCTCGAGAGCGACGACCGTTACGCGGCCCATCTGCTGGCGACGATCATCGGCGACCACACCAGCTCCCAGCTCTACTGGGCCCTCATCGACCCCGGCTACGCCGACGGCGCCGAGATGAGCTACCAGGACTACAATCAGGCGGGGGGCTTCTACTCATTCCTTTCGTGCGAGCCCCAGGACGTCCAGGCTAACCTCGCCCGGATGGCAAAGGTCTACCGCGGAGTGATGGAACGCGGGGTCACGGTCGAGGAACTCTCTCAGGCCAAAAACAAGGTCCAGGCGCGAACCGTCCTCCGGAGCGAACGCCCCATGGGCCGTCTGGCCTCATTGGGCTTCCACTGGGTCTACCGTCGCGCTTACCTCCCCGTCGAACAGGAACTCGACGCCTTCTCGCGCGTCACTGTCGATCAGATCCGCCGCCTCGTCCGCGAGTACCCTCTCTGGCCAATGACCATCGTCTCCGTCGGACCGACCACGAAGGTCAAGCCGCCGAAGTAA
- a CDS encoding carboxymuconolactone decarboxylase family protein translates to MRSLDDLKASLGDDTKDLRLNLGNVLDNGDLLPVERWAVALASAYFLRAGELVEALTAAGSVHLTPEAIADARAAAAIMGMNTVYYRFRHMIGKPSYSQRQAGLRMSRMAKPAAGKGLFELASMACAALAGCEMCIKAHEQSLLHEGYTEDKVHQAVRIAAVVNGFLIATAAEATESVA, encoded by the coding sequence ATGCGGTCCCTTGACGACCTGAAAGCGTCCCTGGGCGACGACACCAAAGACCTGCGACTCAATCTGGGAAACGTCCTGGACAACGGCGACCTGCTCCCCGTCGAACGCTGGGCCGTGGCGCTGGCGTCGGCCTATTTCCTGAGGGCCGGCGAGTTGGTCGAGGCTCTCACCGCGGCTGGTTCCGTTCACCTGACGCCTGAGGCGATCGCCGACGCCCGCGCCGCCGCCGCGATCATGGGAATGAATACGGTCTACTATCGCTTCCGCCACATGATCGGCAAACCGAGCTATTCTCAGCGTCAGGCCGGTCTGCGGATGTCGCGGATGGCCAAGCCGGCGGCCGGCAAGGGACTCTTCGAACTCGCCTCGATGGCCTGCGCCGCACTGGCCGGCTGCGAGATGTGCATCAAGGCCCACGAGCAGAGCCTGCTGCACGAAGGTTATACGGAGGACAAGGTTCACCAGGCCGTCCGGATCGCCGCCGTGGTCAACGGCTTCCTGATTGCGACCGCGGCTGAGGCGACTGAAAGCGTGGCCTGA
- a CDS encoding RidA family protein, with protein sequence MALTTRLTALFLLTAAAAASPIAHAGDEIRRLRLEPDQAGAAAVIVPLQTNLIHTTQVFPVDELDRVVAEAQQIETTLDRLDRLILASGSHLADVVRLHVVLGREDWREPLRAALAKRLGGAEAPAWTFVGGTPARPGAILAIDAVVSVAESPAPGRRVTKGVLTGFTKGSAAFSILSGGPRVFISGQAEQDADLATATRQTLRSLGDSLRTLGLGREHVAQFKAFVQPADSTDVVERELAAFYEGDTPPPLVLVGWKSPATTPIEIELIAASDAPAGADAVEYPPLPPLKPSPVFSRSARVNRGSLVYTSGLLGPKGADGAGQVQGIFDDLRGLLTEAGSDFRNMAKATYYVSDPTADAALGAIRPKLYDPARPPAASKAIVPGVASPGRGIEIDMIAVTP encoded by the coding sequence ATGGCACTCACAACACGCTTGACAGCCCTGTTTCTGCTTACGGCGGCCGCGGCTGCCTCACCGATCGCACACGCCGGCGACGAGATTCGTCGGCTCCGCCTGGAGCCCGATCAAGCGGGCGCAGCGGCGGTGATCGTGCCGCTCCAGACCAATCTCATCCACACGACCCAGGTCTTTCCTGTCGACGAACTCGACCGGGTCGTCGCTGAAGCCCAGCAGATCGAGACGACGCTTGACCGTCTCGATAGGCTGATCCTGGCCTCCGGTTCTCATCTCGCCGACGTCGTCCGGCTCCATGTGGTGCTGGGCCGCGAGGACTGGCGAGAGCCGCTGCGGGCGGCTCTCGCGAAACGCCTCGGAGGGGCCGAGGCCCCGGCCTGGACCTTTGTCGGCGGCACGCCAGCACGGCCCGGAGCCATCCTGGCGATCGACGCCGTGGTGAGCGTCGCGGAAAGTCCCGCTCCGGGCCGTCGTGTGACGAAAGGCGTTCTGACCGGGTTCACGAAAGGCTCGGCGGCTTTCTCGATCCTCTCCGGAGGCCCCCGCGTCTTCATCTCCGGCCAGGCCGAGCAGGACGCCGACCTCGCGACGGCGACTCGCCAGACGCTTCGCAGCCTGGGAGATTCGCTCCGCACGCTTGGACTGGGCCGGGAGCATGTCGCCCAGTTCAAAGCCTTCGTGCAACCGGCCGACTCGACCGATGTCGTCGAGCGCGAACTCGCCGCTTTTTACGAGGGTGACACGCCCCCGCCGTTGGTGCTCGTCGGCTGGAAGTCGCCGGCCACGACGCCCATCGAGATCGAGTTGATCGCCGCTTCGGACGCGCCGGCCGGAGCAGACGCCGTGGAATACCCACCGTTGCCGCCGTTGAAGCCGTCTCCGGTTTTTAGCCGATCAGCGCGCGTGAACCGCGGCTCACTCGTCTACACATCGGGACTCCTCGGTCCCAAGGGCGCCGACGGGGCGGGCCAGGTCCAGGGGATCTTCGACGATCTCCGCGGCCTGCTGACCGAAGCCGGATCAGACTTCCGCAACATGGCCAAGGCCACCTATTACGTCTCCGATCCAACCGCCGACGCAGCGTTGGGTGCGATTCGCCCCAAGCTGTACGACCCCGCCCGGCCTCCCGCCGCCTCCAAGGCCATCGTCCCCGGCGTCGCCTCTCCCGGCCGGGGCATCGAGATCGACATGATCGCCGTCACCCCCTGA
- a CDS encoding LysR family transcriptional regulator: MEFQQLRMFLKAAELGSFTGAAREFGVSQPAISQQIGRLEQSLGRQLFERQGRQVALTEAGELLRRRALQIVSLVDDTARLLCDDGETGKIVVSAIPTIAPYLMPGLLEAFHEEYPRARVEVNEEVTEVILRRCALGEIDVGVLAMPASRGYLKFETLFEEELLLATSADHPLVGRDQVELDDLRDLPFVLLDEAHCLSDDIRGFCRRRLFQPVTTGRVSQLATVQQLVAQGFGISLIPQMAVPAEPTPRLRFRSLDGEKPSRTVTACWNPDRYQSRLMLSFLETLKHAPVHPSSRTT; the protein is encoded by the coding sequence ATGGAATTCCAGCAGCTTCGGATGTTCCTCAAGGCGGCCGAGTTGGGGAGTTTCACGGGGGCGGCGCGAGAGTTCGGAGTGAGTCAGCCGGCGATCAGCCAGCAGATCGGTCGGCTGGAGCAGTCGTTGGGGCGGCAGCTCTTTGAGCGTCAGGGGAGACAGGTGGCGCTCACCGAGGCGGGCGAATTGCTGAGGCGGCGGGCGCTGCAGATCGTCTCGCTGGTGGACGACACGGCGAGACTCCTCTGCGACGACGGCGAGACGGGAAAGATCGTGGTTTCGGCGATTCCCACGATCGCCCCCTATCTGATGCCCGGCTTGCTGGAAGCCTTCCACGAGGAATATCCCCGGGCGCGAGTTGAAGTGAACGAGGAGGTGACCGAGGTCATCCTTCGCCGCTGCGCCCTTGGGGAAATCGACGTCGGCGTTCTGGCGATGCCGGCGTCGCGCGGGTATTTGAAGTTTGAGACCCTCTTTGAAGAGGAACTCCTCCTGGCCACCTCAGCCGATCATCCGCTCGTCGGACGCGATCAGGTTGAGCTGGACGATCTCCGCGATCTTCCGTTCGTCCTGCTGGATGAGGCCCACTGCCTCTCCGACGACATCCGCGGCTTCTGCCGACGCCGATTATTCCAGCCGGTGACGACAGGGCGCGTCAGCCAGCTTGCGACGGTTCAGCAACTGGTGGCTCAGGGGTTCGGTATTTCGCTGATCCCCCAGATGGCCGTCCCGGCCGAGCCCACGCCGCGGCTGCGGTTCCGCTCGCTCGACGGCGAGAAGCCGTCGCGGACGGTTACCGCCTGCTGGAACCCGGACCGGTATCAGTCTCGGCTGATGCTCAGCTTTTTGGAAACCCTGAAACACGCCCCGGTTCACCCGTCGTCGAGGACGACATGA